From the Roseateles sp. XES5 genome, one window contains:
- a CDS encoding TadE/TadG family type IV pilus assembly protein: protein MHALTRLSKDRAGTSALEFAIVAPLFFLALFTLIAYGIYLSVTHSVQQIAADAARTAVAGLNPTERVTLVNRYLDASRFNYSFLNRSKMQVIVADDPGNPDQFTVTISYDSSDLPIWKLFTFALPHEKIQRYATVRVGGL, encoded by the coding sequence ATGCACGCCCTCACCCGCCTGTCGAAGGATCGCGCCGGAACCTCGGCGCTGGAATTCGCCATCGTGGCGCCGCTGTTCTTTCTCGCCCTCTTCACGCTCATCGCCTACGGCATCTATCTGTCCGTCACCCATTCGGTCCAGCAGATCGCCGCCGATGCCGCGCGCACGGCGGTCGCGGGCCTCAACCCGACCGAGCGCGTCACGCTGGTCAACCGCTACCTCGACGCCTCGCGCTTCAACTATTCGTTTCTGAACCGCTCCAAGATGCAGGTGATCGTCGCCGACGATCCCGGCAACCCGGACCAGTTCACGGTGACGATCTCCTACGATTCCAGCGACCTGCCGATCTGGAAGCTCTTCACCTTCGCGCTGCCGCACGAAAAGATCCAGCGCTATGCCACGGTGCGCGTGGGAGGACTGTGA
- a CDS encoding DUF1003 domain-containing protein, protein MRPFDDAAQILFGKPADQLDETEREVLLHSREGRILSADRNSAYQSKQSPGERVADAIARVGGSWAFIIGFLAFLVAWTIANTILLTKDAFDPYPFIFLNLVLSMLAALQAPIIMMSQNRQAARDRFEATKDYEVNLKAEIELMALHHKIDTHFLGEIAALKMEVLRLHDLLRQKE, encoded by the coding sequence ATGAGACCTTTCGACGACGCCGCCCAGATCCTCTTCGGCAAGCCTGCCGACCAGCTCGACGAGACCGAGCGCGAGGTCCTCCTGCATTCCCGCGAGGGCCGTATCCTTTCGGCGGATCGCAACAGCGCCTACCAGTCCAAGCAATCGCCCGGCGAACGCGTCGCCGACGCCATCGCCCGTGTCGGCGGCTCCTGGGCCTTCATCATCGGCTTTCTCGCCTTCCTTGTCGCCTGGACGATCGCCAACACGATCCTGCTGACGAAGGATGCCTTCGACCCCTACCCCTTCATCTTCCTCAATCTCGTGCTCTCCATGCTCGCCGCGCTGCAGGCGCCGATCATCATGATGTCGCAGAACCGGCAGGCTGCGCGCGACCGTTTCGAGGCGACCAAGGACTACGAGGTCAACCTCAAGGCGGAGATCGAGCTGATGGCGTTGCACCACAAGATCGATACGCATTTCCTCGGCGAGATCGCCGCGCTGAAGATGGAAGTGCTGCGCCTGCACGACCTGCTGCGCCAGAAGGAGTGA
- a CDS encoding pilus assembly protein TadG-related protein, with product MTLRRLIEDRRGNIATLSALSLPLMIFSLALGVDYGYLTVQQRQLQATADLAAIAAASDVVQAEKAAATYFSLNNLSVAVTGKNGVSFPAATPIHANVITGTASVERGRYVADPDIAPEERFKAATTDADAARVTVSRSADLFLAAMFMPKSPLLSATGSASRTKVAAFSIGTRLASLNEGVLNALLGKLLGTSLSLKAMDYQALVDADLSVQPFLKAIATDLNLTAATYEDVLNAGLTMPQLLASMQTVDGLSGPVRSALRAIEQATAGSKVKLPLSKILNIDPKKGVAVNAGGNWEMSANVMQMVAAAAALANGKNQVALDTGVSLPGIATVKINLAIGEPPVETPSLRLGAPGSAVRSAQTRLSVEIGINGLAALAGLRIKLPLYVEVAASEAKLADIRCLGGTPSNANVSVDAVPGIAEVAIGKVDPSVLSDFSDEPRVQKARIVESALINIDAYAHGEVKNLGKTRLTYTPTEISAKTIKTVSTHDTLTSAVKTLLGDLDVDINLLGLGLGLDLVSKALASTLTTVTPAIDELLYNLLLVVGVRVGEADVRVTGVQCQRPALVQ from the coding sequence ATGACGCTTCGCCGCCTTATCGAAGACCGGCGCGGCAACATCGCCACGCTGTCGGCCTTGAGCCTGCCGTTGATGATCTTCTCGCTCGCGCTTGGCGTCGACTACGGCTACCTCACCGTGCAGCAACGGCAGTTGCAGGCAACGGCTGACCTTGCCGCCATCGCCGCCGCCTCCGACGTCGTGCAGGCCGAAAAGGCGGCGGCGACCTATTTCTCGCTCAACAATCTCTCCGTCGCCGTCACCGGCAAGAACGGGGTCTCCTTCCCCGCCGCAACGCCGATCCACGCCAATGTCATCACGGGCACGGCAAGCGTCGAGCGCGGTCGCTATGTCGCCGACCCCGACATCGCGCCCGAGGAGCGCTTCAAGGCGGCGACCACCGATGCGGATGCTGCCCGCGTGACCGTTTCGCGCTCCGCCGATCTCTTCCTCGCCGCGATGTTCATGCCGAAGTCGCCGCTCCTGTCGGCAACCGGATCGGCCTCACGCACCAAGGTCGCCGCCTTCTCCATCGGCACGCGCCTCGCCAGCCTCAACGAAGGCGTGCTCAATGCGCTGCTCGGCAAATTGCTCGGCACGAGCCTGTCGCTGAAGGCGATGGACTACCAGGCGCTGGTCGATGCCGACCTTTCGGTCCAGCCCTTCCTCAAGGCCATCGCCACCGACCTCAACCTGACGGCTGCGACCTATGAGGACGTGCTGAATGCCGGCCTCACCATGCCGCAGCTTCTCGCCTCCATGCAGACGGTGGATGGTCTTTCCGGCCCCGTCCGTTCGGCGCTGCGCGCCATCGAACAGGCAACCGCGGGCAGCAAGGTAAAGCTGCCGCTGTCGAAGATCCTCAACATCGATCCCAAGAAGGGTGTCGCGGTGAATGCCGGCGGCAACTGGGAAATGTCGGCCAATGTCATGCAGATGGTTGCCGCCGCCGCCGCATTGGCGAACGGCAAGAACCAGGTGGCGCTCGACACCGGCGTCAGCCTTCCGGGCATCGCGACGGTGAAGATCAATCTCGCCATCGGCGAACCGCCGGTGGAAACGCCGTCGCTGCGCCTCGGCGCGCCGGGCAGCGCCGTGCGCAGCGCCCAGACGCGGTTGTCCGTGGAGATCGGCATCAATGGCCTCGCCGCCCTCGCGGGACTGCGCATCAAGCTCCCGCTCTATGTCGAGGTCGCGGCCTCGGAGGCGAAGCTTGCCGATATCCGCTGCCTGGGCGGCACGCCGTCCAATGCCAATGTCTCGGTCGATGCCGTGCCCGGCATTGCCGAGGTCGCCATCGGCAAGGTCGATCCCTCCGTCCTGTCCGACTTTTCCGACGAGCCGCGCGTGCAGAAAGCCCGCATCGTCGAATCCGCACTCATCAACATCGATGCCTATGCCCATGGCGAGGTGAAGAACCTCGGCAAGACCCGCCTCACCTACACGCCGACGGAGATTTCCGCCAAGACGATCAAGACCGTCTCGACCCATGACACGCTGACCTCGGCCGTCAAGACCCTGCTGGGCGATCTCGACGTCGATATCAACCTGCTCGGCCTCGGGCTCGGCCTGGACCTCGTTTCCAAGGCGCTCGCCTCGACGCTGACGACCGTAACGCCCGCCATCGACGAATTGCTCTACAACCTGCTTCTGGTGGTCGGCGTCAGGGTCGGCGAGGCCGACGTGCGGGTGACGGGCGTGCAATGCCAGCGCCCAGCCCTGGTGCAGTAG
- a CDS encoding GFA family protein, with the protein MSQEHTGHCLCGTVRFRTSGDLSKVTACHCSQCRRQTGHFYAATNVTNDTLTVEGAENVTWYRASDTASRGFCRTCGSALFWKGDGAGYTSIMAGTFDQPTGLTIGVHIYCADKGDYYEIDDGAPQFAQSR; encoded by the coding sequence ATGAGCCAGGAACATACGGGGCATTGCCTTTGCGGTACGGTGCGCTTTCGCACGAGCGGCGACCTCAGCAAGGTGACCGCCTGCCATTGCAGCCAGTGCCGCCGCCAGACCGGCCACTTCTATGCCGCGACCAATGTGACGAACGATACGCTGACCGTCGAGGGCGCGGAGAACGTCACCTGGTATCGGGCAAGCGATACGGCGAGCCGCGGCTTCTGCCGCACCTGCGGCTCGGCGCTGTTCTGGAAGGGGGACGGCGCCGGCTATACCTCGATCATGGCCGGCACGTTCGACCAGCCGACGGGCCTGACGATCGGCGTGCACATCTACTGCGCCGACAAGGGTGACTACTACGAGATCGACGACGGCGCGCCGCAGTTCGCCCAGAGCCGCTGA